The following coding sequences are from one uncultured Bacteroides sp. window:
- a CDS encoding translocation/assembly module TamB domain-containing protein, giving the protein MTVFVAKELSRTLDTNLSIGRINIGLLNRIIIDDVMLDDKSGKEMLKITRLSAKFEILPLFKGKISISSAQLFGFNVNLNRKTPQSDPNFKFLIDALASKDTIKTKSSLDLRINSILIRRGKVSYDVLSEMGTPGTFNPRHIGLHNIIANISLKAIQRDSINAYIKRLSVDEQSGFELRKLSLKILANDKKMRIENFSVELPNSHLKMDTIRIKYDSLASLEKFTDNVHFSFKMLPSYVTLKDVSSFVPDLSDFKDNIAIEMEAEGTPNQLKFSRLYVNAENHLSINGNLSLQDFLRSQDTFIYGNLSNLFMDSKGIDFLTRNLRNRLGKAAVLMKRLGHISFHGEISGYYTDLVTYGLFNTNLGSAKTDLKLSSNKEKGLFSYSGSIKTNDFELGQLLANKKLGKATLNIDIKGAHQLNRYPSIVMKGLISSIEYSSYQYENITLDGEYKNGGYEGKVALNDPNGSILVNGQLNTVAKIPTYNFKAFIHKVRPNALHLTEKYKDAEFSLKVEADFKGGSIDEMYGEINIDSLLFKAPDKDYFMDNMKIQATHQSDKKQLSIKSNFLDANIQGNYSYRTLSSSIMNIMRKYTPSLIPSNTNIVAKNNFSFDIDIFNTEILSTIFDIPISMNTHSTIKGYFNDNANKLRVEGYFPKMQYGKYAIESGLLLCENPGDKMVGHIRFTNKRKKSDVNISLDALAEKDNITTTLNWGNNSKETYSGKLLAISNLTRYLTEEGTSKLRTVVDIEPTDIILNDTIWQVKASKIIADSGKIDINNFYFSHKDKFIRINGKASSYISDSVKVDMKDIDIAYVFDIFNLRGVNFNGLASGTAYINHAMTRPVMNTHLSVKLFKFNDGLLGNMDIYGEWNEKNKGIFLDAKIKEEGVSKTNVSGYIYPFKPKSGLDLHIKADSTNLKFLEYYVHTIVSDIKGRASGNIHFFGKFNALNIEGSVKPDASFKVNVLNTKFLLKDSVRMSAERFTLDSVPVYDLEGHQGMANGYIQHHNLRDMSYRLELHTNKMLVMDTKESSDIPFYGKVYATGNALLSGSHEQGLNVDIAISTDPNTNFVYVNGATASATNNQFIKFIDKTPKRAVTESMEKEKEAEKKKEEKKEESPLDIRLNVLVDATPDANMKIIMDPIAGDYISGKGSGNIRTEYYNKGDVKMFGTYRISQGVYKFSLQQVIRKDFIIQDGSEISFNGNPLSANMNIQAMYQVNSASLNDLVPDASEFTKQPNVKVNCIMNLTGVLLRPDIKMSITLPNESDEVQTLVRNYISTDEQMNMQMLYLLSIGKFYTAENVNTTQNSNLMTSVLSSTLSGQLNNMLSQVMNAKNWNFGTNLSTGERGWTDFEIEGILSGQLLNNRLLINGNFGYKDNPLTTTNFVGDFQAEWLLNRSGEVRLKAYNETNDKYYTRTNLTTQGFGIVYKKDFVRWNELFFWQNWRRRKKKKAAVTDSIQTVSSSSINKRNKKIRKK; this is encoded by the coding sequence ATGACCGTTTTTGTGGCAAAAGAGTTGAGTCGGACTTTAGACACAAACTTATCAATCGGACGCATTAATATAGGCTTATTGAATCGTATCATCATAGATGACGTGATGCTTGATGATAAATCAGGCAAAGAAATGCTTAAAATTACACGTCTTTCTGCTAAATTCGAAATACTACCTCTATTCAAAGGAAAAATATCAATAAGTAGTGCTCAGCTATTTGGTTTTAATGTTAATTTAAATAGAAAAACGCCCCAATCTGATCCTAATTTTAAATTTCTTATTGATGCATTGGCTTCTAAAGATACCATTAAGACTAAATCGAGTCTGGACTTAAGAATAAACTCCATTCTGATCAGGCGCGGTAAAGTGTCATACGATGTTCTATCCGAGATGGGCACTCCCGGCACATTCAACCCGCGACATATAGGGCTGCATAATATTATTGCTAATATTTCATTGAAAGCAATCCAAAGAGACTCTATCAATGCTTATATTAAGAGATTAAGCGTAGATGAACAATCCGGTTTTGAATTACGTAAGCTGTCATTGAAAATATTGGCGAATGATAAAAAGATGAGGATTGAAAACTTTTCGGTTGAATTACCTAACAGCCATTTGAAGATGGATACTATCCGAATTAAGTATGATAGCCTTGCTTCACTGGAAAAGTTCACGGATAACGTGCATTTCTCTTTTAAGATGTTACCCTCTTATGTTACCCTAAAAGATGTTTCATCTTTTGTTCCTGATTTATCTGACTTTAAAGATAATATAGCTATTGAAATGGAGGCTGAAGGAACTCCAAATCAATTAAAGTTCTCACGTTTGTATGTAAATGCCGAAAACCATCTTAGTATCAATGGAAATTTATCCTTACAAGATTTTTTACGTTCTCAAGATACTTTCATCTATGGGAATCTTAGCAATCTGTTTATGGATAGCAAAGGCATTGATTTTTTAACACGAAATTTAAGGAACAGATTAGGAAAAGCTGCAGTATTAATGAAGCGCTTGGGACACATCTCTTTTCATGGTGAAATATCAGGATATTACACTGATTTGGTTACATACGGTTTGTTTAATACGAATTTAGGATCGGCTAAAACAGATTTAAAATTAAGTTCCAATAAAGAGAAAGGGCTTTTTTCATATTCAGGTTCTATTAAAACCAATGATTTTGAATTAGGTCAATTGTTAGCCAATAAAAAATTGGGAAAAGCCACTTTAAATATTGATATTAAGGGGGCTCACCAATTAAATCGTTACCCTTCTATTGTAATGAAAGGGCTCATTTCTTCAATTGAGTATAGTAGTTATCAATATGAGAACATTACTCTTGATGGAGAATATAAAAATGGTGGTTATGAAGGTAAGGTCGCACTGAATGACCCTAACGGTTCCATTTTAGTAAATGGTCAACTCAATACAGTAGCAAAAATACCGACGTATAACTTTAAAGCTTTTATACATAAGGTACGGCCTAATGCATTACATCTTACAGAAAAATACAAAGATGCAGAATTCTCTTTAAAAGTTGAAGCTGATTTCAAAGGTGGCTCAATAGATGAAATGTATGGAGAGATAAATATAGATAGTCTTTTGTTTAAAGCTCCTGATAAAGATTATTTTATGGATAACATGAAAATACAAGCTACTCATCAAAGTGATAAGAAACAGCTATCCATCAAATCTAATTTTTTAGATGCAAATATTCAAGGCAACTATTCATATCGTACTTTATCATCAAGTATCATGAATATTATGAGAAAGTATACTCCATCTTTAATTCCATCGAACACAAATATCGTTGCAAAGAATAATTTTAGTTTTGATATAGATATATTCAATACAGAAATTTTATCTACCATTTTCGATATTCCTATTAGTATGAATACTCATTCTACTATTAAAGGATATTTCAATGATAATGCTAATAAATTGCGTGTCGAAGGCTATTTTCCCAAGATGCAATATGGTAAATATGCGATTGAATCGGGCTTACTCTTATGTGAAAATCCAGGAGACAAGATGGTGGGGCATATTCGTTTTACAAATAAACGCAAAAAGAGTGACGTAAATATTTCCTTGGACGCACTTGCTGAAAAAGATAACATAACCACAACGCTGAATTGGGGTAATAATTCGAAAGAAACATATAGCGGTAAACTTTTAGCTATCAGTAACTTAACAAGATATCTGACTGAAGAGGGTACCTCTAAGTTAAGAACGGTTGTAGATATTGAACCTACGGATATCATACTTAATGATACGATTTGGCAGGTTAAGGCATCTAAAATTATTGCAGATTCAGGTAAAATAGATATCAATAACTTCTATTTCAGTCATAAAGATAAATTTATTCGTATTAATGGAAAAGCTTCATCTTATATCTCTGATAGCGTAAAGGTGGACATGAAAGATATAGATATAGCCTATGTCTTTGATATTTTCAATTTAAGAGGTGTCAATTTCAATGGACTTGCTTCTGGTACGGCTTATATTAATCATGCGATGACTAGGCCAGTGATGAATACCCATTTGTCGGTCAAGCTATTCAAATTCAACGATGGGCTCTTGGGAAATATGGATATTTATGGTGAATGGAATGAGAAGAATAAAGGGATATTTTTAGATGCGAAAATAAAAGAAGAGGGTGTATCTAAAACCAATGTATCGGGCTACATCTATCCTTTCAAGCCCAAGAGTGGGTTGGACTTGCATATAAAAGCTGATAGTACTAACCTCAAATTCTTAGAGTACTATGTTCATACGATTGTATCTGACATCAAAGGAAGAGCAAGTGGTAATATTCATTTTTTCGGTAAGTTTAATGCACTGAATATAGAAGGTAGTGTAAAGCCTGATGCTTCTTTTAAAGTCAATGTTCTTAATACCAAATTTCTATTAAAAGACAGCGTGCGCATGTCTGCCGAGCGGTTTACTCTTGATAGCGTTCCTGTATATGATCTTGAGGGACATCAGGGAATGGCGAATGGTTATATACAGCACCATAATTTGCGTGATATGAGTTACAGATTAGAGCTTCATACCAATAAAATGCTTGTGATGGATACCAAAGAGAGCTCGGATATCCCATTTTATGGAAAAGTATATGCAACGGGAAATGCATTATTATCAGGTAGTCATGAGCAAGGGCTTAATGTAGATATTGCTATTTCTACAGACCCTAACACTAACTTTGTTTACGTAAATGGAGCAACGGCATCAGCAACAAATAATCAGTTCATTAAGTTTATCGACAAAACACCCAAGAGAGCCGTTACAGAGTCCATGGAGAAAGAAAAAGAAGCTGAAAAGAAAAAGGAAGAAAAAAAAGAGGAATCTCCTTTGGATATACGCTTAAATGTATTGGTAGATGCTACTCCCGATGCGAATATGAAGATTATAATGGATCCTATCGCCGGTGATTATATTAGTGGAAAAGGTTCGGGCAATATAAGAACAGAATATTACAATAAAGGAGATGTTAAGATGTTCGGTACTTATCGAATTAGTCAAGGGGTTTACAAGTTTAGTTTGCAACAGGTTATTCGCAAAGATTTCATCATTCAAGACGGTAGTGAGATTTCTTTCAATGGTAATCCGTTGAGTGCTAATATGAATATACAGGCTATGTACCAAGTCAATTCAGCCTCTCTTAATGATTTAGTTCCTGACGCTTCAGAGTTTACCAAACAACCGAATGTTAAGGTAAACTGTATTATGAACCTGACAGGAGTCTTACTAAGACCAGACATCAAAATGAGCATCACTCTTCCTAATGAAAGTGATGAAGTACAGACCCTTGTACGTAATTATATCAGCACTGACGAGCAAATGAATATGCAGATGTTGTACTTACTAAGTATTGGTAAGTTCTATACTGCCGAAAATGTAAATACTACTCAGAATTCAAACCTGATGACTTCAGTACTCTCTTCTACCCTTTCAGGTCAGCTAAATAATATGCTTTCTCAAGTGATGAATGCGAAAAATTGGAATTTTGGGACGAACTTAAGTACTGGGGAAAGAGGTTGGACGGATTTTGAAATAGAAGGTATTCTTTCAGGGCAGTTATTAAATAACCGACTATTAATAAATGGGAATTTCGGTTATAAAGACAACCCTCTGACTACAACAAACTTCGTGGGCGATTTTCAGGCTGAATGGCTTTTGAATCGTTCAGGAGAAGTACGCTTAAAAGCGTATAATGAAACAAACGATAAATATTACACTCGTACAAACTTGACAACACAAGGCTTCGGCATTGTTTATAAGAAAGATTTCGTCCGATGGAACGAGCTTTTCTTTTGGCAAAACTGGAGAAGGAGAAAAAAGAAGAAAGCTGCAGTTACTGATAGTATACAAACTGTATCCTCTTCTTCCATAAATAAAAGAAATAAAAAAATAAGAAAGAAATGA
- the tsaD gene encoding tRNA (adenosine(37)-N6)-threonylcarbamoyltransferase complex transferase subunit TsaD — protein MSVIILGIESSCDDTSAAVIKDGFLLSNVVSSQAVHESYGGVVPELASRAHQQNIVPVVHEALKRAGIKKEELSAVAFTRGPGLMGSLLVGVSFAKGFARSLNIPMIDVNHLNGHVLAHFIKEENEESKHPSFPFLCLLVSGGNSQIILVKAYNDMEVLGQTIDDAAGEAIDKCSKVMGLGYPGGPIIDRLARQGNPKAFSFSKPHIPGLDYSFSGLKTSFLYSLRDWMQDDPDFIEHHKNDLAASLEATVVDILMDKLRKAAKEYKIKEVAVAGGVSANNGLRNSFKEHAQKYGWDIYIPKFSYTTDNAAMIAITGYFKYLDKDFCSIELPAYSRVTL, from the coding sequence ATGTCTGTTATTATATTAGGAATCGAATCATCTTGTGATGATACATCTGCTGCTGTGATCAAAGACGGCTTTCTCTTATCTAACGTAGTTTCCAGCCAAGCTGTTCATGAGTCTTACGGAGGTGTGGTACCGGAACTAGCATCCAGAGCACACCAACAAAACATTGTTCCTGTAGTGCACGAGGCATTGAAACGCGCAGGGATAAAGAAAGAAGAGTTAAGTGCTGTAGCTTTTACACGCGGTCCTGGTTTAATGGGATCATTATTAGTCGGAGTATCTTTTGCAAAAGGTTTTGCTCGTTCCCTAAATATACCTATGATTGACGTTAATCACCTGAATGGCCATGTTTTAGCTCATTTTATTAAAGAAGAAAATGAAGAGTCAAAACATCCTTCTTTTCCATTTTTATGCTTATTAGTTTCGGGTGGTAACTCTCAGATTATTCTGGTGAAAGCATATAATGATATGGAAGTTCTGGGGCAAACAATAGATGATGCTGCTGGTGAAGCAATTGATAAATGTTCAAAAGTTATGGGACTAGGATACCCGGGTGGACCTATTATCGACCGTTTGGCACGACAGGGTAATCCTAAAGCTTTCTCATTCAGTAAGCCTCATATCCCTGGACTAGATTATAGTTTTAGCGGATTAAAAACTTCTTTTCTTTACTCTTTACGGGATTGGATGCAAGATGATCCTGACTTTATAGAACATCATAAGAATGACCTAGCCGCTTCTCTTGAAGCAACCGTTGTTGATATATTAATGGACAAACTCAGAAAAGCTGCTAAAGAATATAAAATAAAAGAGGTAGCCGTGGCAGGAGGAGTTTCTGCAAACAACGGTTTGAGAAATTCATTCAAAGAGCATGCCCAGAAGTATGGGTGGGATATATATATACCTAAGTTCAGCTATACCACAGATAATGCGGCAATGATTGCGATTACAGGTTATTTTAAATACTTAGATAAAGATTTCTGCTCCATCGAATTACCAGCCTATTCACGAGTTACATTATAA
- a CDS encoding CinA family nicotinamide mononucleotide deamidase-related protein gives MFAEIITIGDELLIGQVIDTNSAWIGKELNKVGIEITRVTSVRDRSEEIKDAIDFSMKRVDIVLVTGGLGPTKDDITKQTLCEYFHTKLVFSEKVFENLKKILSDRIPLNKLNKSQAMVPENSTIINNKVGSAPITWFEQGQKVLVSMPGVPQEMTSAMSNEIIPRLLKKFEVEAIIHKTFTVKNYPESVLAEKLESWEDGLPEFIKLAYLPKPGMVRLRLTGRGVRKQILEDAIAEQGTKLKEILGSNLFDEYDQPIEAVIGNILRDKGLLVATAESCTGGLIASKLTSIPGCSDYYKGSIVAYSNEIKMSFLNVSSSTLETEGAVSEKTVIEMAKGAMNALKTDCAMVTSGIAGPGGGTPEKPVGTVWIAAACHDKIITLKQESDRGRELNIERACNNALLLLLKLLK, from the coding sequence ATGTTTGCAGAAATTATTACCATTGGCGATGAATTATTAATCGGGCAGGTTATTGATACAAACTCTGCCTGGATAGGAAAGGAACTTAATAAAGTTGGTATTGAAATCACTCGAGTAACTTCTGTTCGTGATCGCTCCGAAGAGATAAAAGATGCGATAGATTTTTCAATGAAAAGGGTTGATATTGTACTTGTTACAGGAGGATTAGGCCCAACAAAAGATGATATAACAAAGCAAACTCTTTGCGAGTATTTCCATACTAAGTTGGTTTTCAGCGAAAAGGTTTTTGAAAATCTCAAGAAAATCTTGTCCGATAGAATACCATTGAATAAACTTAATAAAAGCCAGGCAATGGTTCCTGAAAATTCCACCATTATTAATAATAAGGTAGGAAGTGCTCCAATTACTTGGTTTGAGCAGGGTCAGAAAGTTTTAGTATCGATGCCAGGAGTTCCTCAAGAAATGACTTCTGCTATGAGTAACGAAATTATTCCCCGTCTACTCAAGAAGTTCGAAGTTGAAGCAATAATTCATAAGACTTTTACGGTTAAAAACTACCCTGAATCCGTATTGGCCGAAAAACTTGAATCATGGGAAGATGGATTGCCTGAATTTATAAAGTTAGCGTATCTACCGAAACCCGGAATGGTTCGCCTACGATTAACAGGAAGAGGAGTTCGAAAACAAATACTCGAAGATGCCATTGCAGAACAGGGAACTAAATTGAAAGAAATACTGGGAAGTAATCTTTTCGATGAATACGATCAACCCATAGAGGCTGTTATAGGTAACATCTTGAGAGATAAAGGCTTGCTAGTTGCTACAGCCGAAAGTTGTACAGGTGGATTAATAGCTTCGAAACTTACATCAATACCTGGTTGTTCTGATTATTATAAAGGTAGCATTGTAGCATATTCTAATGAAATTAAAATGAGCTTTCTTAATGTTAGCTCGTCAACACTAGAAACAGAAGGAGCTGTAAGCGAAAAAACAGTTATAGAAATGGCAAAAGGTGCGATGAATGCATTAAAAACAGATTGTGCAATGGTTACTTCAGGTATTGCAGGTCCGGGAGGAGGAACACCGGAAAAACCAGTTGGCACGGTTTGGATAGCTGCGGCATGTCATGATAAGATTATTACGCTAAAACAAGAAAGTGATCGTGGAAGAGAGTTAAATATTGAAAGAGCTTGCAATAATGCGCTTCTTTTACTACTAAAACTCTTAAAATAA
- the rpmB gene encoding 50S ribosomal protein L28, producing the protein MSKICQITGKKAMIGNNVSHSKKRTKRTFDVNLFKKKFYYVEQDCWISLSLSAAGLRLINKKGLDAALNDAVTKGYCDWKSIKVIG; encoded by the coding sequence ATGTCGAAGATTTGTCAAATTACAGGAAAAAAAGCCATGATTGGCAACAATGTTTCACATTCAAAGAAAAGAACTAAAAGGACTTTTGATGTGAACTTGTTTAAAAAGAAGTTCTATTATGTAGAACAAGACTGTTGGATCAGCCTAAGTCTTAGCGCAGCTGGCTTGCGTTTGATTAATAAAAAGGGGTTAGATGCTGCCTTGAACGATGCAGTAACTAAAGGGTATTGTGATTGGAAAAGCATTAAAGTAATAGGCTAA
- the rpmG gene encoding 50S ribosomal protein L33: MAKKAKGNRIQVILECTEHKESGMPGTSRYITTKNRKNTTERLELKKYNPILKKVTVHKEIK, encoded by the coding sequence ATGGCAAAAAAGGCAAAAGGTAATAGAATTCAAGTGATTCTTGAGTGTACAGAACACAAAGAAAGTGGTATGCCGGGAACATCTCGCTACATCACAACAAAGAATAGAAAAAATACTACAGAGAGACTGGAGTTGAAAAAATACAACCCAATCTTAAAGAAAGTAACAGTACATAAAGAAATTAAATAA
- a CDS encoding DUF4295 domain-containing protein produces the protein MAKKTVASLHEGSKEGRSYTKVIKMVKSPKTGAYTFDEQMVPNEKVQDFFKK, from the coding sequence ATGGCAAAGAAAACAGTTGCAAGTTTGCACGAAGGATCAAAAGAAGGTCGTTCTTATACAAAGGTTATCAAAATGGTAAAGTCTCCTAAAACTGGAGCTTATACATTTGATGAGCAAATGGTTCCTAACGAAAAGGTTCAGGACTTCTTTAAAAAATAA
- the ftsY gene encoding signal recognition particle-docking protein FtsY, translating to MGFFNFFSKEKKDTLDKGLSKTKETVFSKIARVVAGKSKVDDEVLDNLEEILITSDVGVETTLKIIKRIEERVSTDKYVNTQELNLILREEIASLLLENNSEDVADFDIPTDKKPYVIMVVGVNGVGKTTTIGKLAYQLKKSGKSVYLGAADTFRAAAVEQLVIWGERVGVPVIKQKMGADPASVAYDTLNSAVANDADVVIIDTAGRLHNKVGLMNELTKIKNVMHKIVPDAPHEVLLVLDGSTGQNAFEQAKQFTLATEVTSMAITKLDGTAKGGVVIGISDQFKIPVKYIGLGEGIEDLQAFRKKEFVDSLFGGNE from the coding sequence ATGGGATTTTTTAATTTTTTTTCAAAGGAAAAGAAGGATACTTTAGATAAAGGATTATCTAAAACAAAAGAAACTGTTTTCAGTAAGATTGCCCGAGTCGTAGCAGGTAAGTCAAAAGTGGACGATGAAGTCCTTGATAATTTAGAGGAAATTCTAATAACTTCGGATGTTGGAGTTGAAACTACTCTGAAAATTATAAAACGTATAGAAGAAAGAGTTTCAACTGATAAATATGTCAATACGCAAGAATTAAATTTGATATTACGTGAAGAAATAGCTTCTCTATTGCTGGAAAACAATTCAGAGGATGTTGCAGACTTCGATATACCAACTGACAAAAAGCCATACGTAATAATGGTAGTAGGAGTAAATGGTGTAGGCAAGACAACAACAATTGGAAAATTGGCTTATCAATTGAAGAAATCAGGCAAATCAGTATACCTAGGAGCTGCTGACACATTTAGAGCTGCTGCTGTTGAGCAATTAGTAATTTGGGGAGAACGGGTAGGAGTGCCTGTTATTAAGCAAAAAATGGGGGCTGACCCTGCATCAGTAGCTTACGATACTCTAAATTCTGCGGTTGCCAATGATGCGGATGTAGTTATCATAGATACTGCCGGAAGACTGCACAATAAGGTCGGTTTAATGAATGAGCTTACAAAAATAAAAAATGTAATGCATAAAATAGTGCCTGATGCTCCTCATGAAGTATTATTGGTGCTAGATGGTTCTACTGGACAGAATGCTTTTGAGCAAGCCAAACAATTTACATTAGCTACAGAAGTAACCTCTATGGCTATAACAAAATTAGATGGAACAGCTAAAGGTGGAGTAGTGATAGGAATCTCTGATCAGTTTAAAATACCTGTGAAATATATCGGTTTGGGAGAAGGAATAGAAGATTTACAAGCGTTTAGGAAGAAAGAATTTGTTGATTCTTTGTTTGGAGGAAATGAATGA
- the rimO gene encoding 30S ribosomal protein S12 methylthiotransferase RimO produces the protein MKRKTIDIITLGCSKNLVDSEHLMRQLKGAGYDVTHDSETPKGDIAVVNTCGFIGDAKEESINMILEFAQAKEEGHLKKLFVMGCLSERYLKELAVEIPQVDKFYGKFNWKDLLQDLGKAYHEEYNVERTLTTPKHYAYLKISEGCDRSCSYCAIPIMTGKHISRSIEDILKEVRFLVSEGVKEFQIIAQELTYYGLDLYKKQLLPELIERISDEPGVEWIRLHYAYPAHFPTDLFRVMRERDNVCKYMDIALQHISDNMLTRMNRHVTKQETYDLIEKFRKEVPGIHLRTTLMVGHPGETESDFEELKEFVRKVRFERMGAFTYSEEEGTYSAEHYEDSIPYEVKQARLDELMDIQQGISSEQNTQKVGNVMKIIIDRIEGDYYIGRTEFDSPEVDPEVLINRSKGTLLIGQFYKAEIIDSDDFDLYAEII, from the coding sequence ATGAAAAGAAAAACTATTGATATAATTACTTTGGGATGCTCTAAAAATTTAGTTGATTCGGAACATCTCATGAGACAATTGAAAGGTGCGGGTTACGATGTTACTCATGATTCTGAGACTCCTAAAGGTGATATCGCTGTTGTGAATACTTGTGGTTTCATAGGAGATGCTAAGGAAGAATCTATTAATATGATTCTAGAGTTCGCTCAAGCGAAGGAAGAAGGTCATTTGAAGAAACTATTTGTGATGGGATGCCTTTCTGAAAGATATTTGAAGGAGTTAGCCGTCGAAATTCCTCAAGTCGACAAGTTCTATGGCAAATTTAATTGGAAAGACTTGTTACAGGATTTAGGAAAAGCTTACCATGAAGAATATAATGTAGAACGGACGTTAACTACACCTAAGCATTACGCATATTTAAAAATTTCAGAAGGATGTGACAGATCATGCTCATACTGTGCAATACCTATTATGACAGGAAAGCATATTTCACGTTCTATTGAAGATATTTTAAAAGAAGTCCGTTTTTTAGTATCTGAAGGCGTTAAAGAGTTTCAGATAATTGCACAAGAATTGACTTATTATGGTCTTGATTTGTATAAAAAACAACTGCTACCTGAATTGATAGAACGAATATCTGATGAACCCGGGGTAGAATGGATTCGTTTGCACTATGCTTACCCTGCGCATTTTCCAACAGATCTATTTAGGGTGATGAGAGAGCGTGACAACGTATGTAAATATATGGACATAGCTTTACAGCATATCAGTGATAATATGTTGACTCGTATGAATCGCCATGTTACCAAACAAGAGACGTATGATCTTATTGAAAAATTTCGTAAAGAAGTACCTGGTATTCACCTTCGTACAACTTTAATGGTTGGACATCCAGGAGAGACGGAATCTGATTTTGAGGAATTAAAAGAATTTGTTCGGAAAGTACGATTTGAACGTATGGGAGCTTTCACTTACTCAGAAGAAGAAGGAACGTATTCTGCTGAGCATTATGAAGATTCCATCCCATATGAAGTAAAACAGGCTCGCTTGGATGAATTAATGGACATTCAACAAGGTATTTCTTCAGAACAAAATACACAGAAAGTAGGCAATGTTATGAAAATAATAATTGATCGTATAGAGGGTGATTATTATATTGGTCGCACGGAATTTGACTCTCCTGAGGTTGATCCTGAAGTTTTAATAAATCGTTCAAAAGGTACTTTACTCATCGGTCAATTTTATAAAGCCGAAATTATAGATTCGGATGATTTTGACCTTTATGCTGAGATTATCTAG
- a CDS encoding HU family DNA-binding protein → MNNKEFTSELSKRLGYTIKDTSDLMVSFMADFTQELQEGNTWAIQGFGTFEVKKKAERISINPVTKQRMLIPPKLVLTYKPSTTLKDKFK, encoded by the coding sequence TTGAATAATAAAGAATTTACCTCAGAGCTCTCTAAAAGGCTTGGATATACTATAAAAGATACCTCTGATTTGATGGTTTCTTTTATGGCAGACTTTACTCAAGAACTTCAAGAAGGTAATACATGGGCGATACAAGGCTTTGGAACTTTTGAAGTAAAAAAGAAAGCTGAACGTATATCTATTAATCCTGTAACGAAGCAACGTATGCTTATACCCCCAAAATTGGTTTTAACTTACAAACCTAGTACCACTTTGAAAGATAAATTTAAATAA